From one Paramormyrops kingsleyae isolate MSU_618 chromosome 1, PKINGS_0.4, whole genome shotgun sequence genomic stretch:
- the ppp1r16a gene encoding protein phosphatase 1 regulatory subunit 16A — translation MAEHAELLAEMPAVGRLTAGERLKHAQKRRAQQLKGWSQMEKVTHSDAGAKAGQQAHSRRVTFPSNITLLEAAARNDLEEVKELLSSGVSPDLFNEDGLTALHQCCIDDFEELVRCLVEAGASVNACDSELWTPLHAAATCGHTRLVQLLVQSGADLLAVNADGNMPYDLCEDEATLELIETVMAEQGITQERIDECRAAKEMEMLADVRDLVLSGTELGAKDDNGTTLMHIAAANGWQSVAELLLEQKAPVGEKDCDGWTPLHAAACWGHMQMVELLVAHGADLHAKSILEETPLDVCADEEVRVKLLDLKHKHDAIMKSQDRRKGTLQRRASSAGSRGKVVRRTSVNERSSLYRREHHKEAVVWQERGREAEPPDDDEDRQTDAELDQHLTLAPVVLNAEDEEGGERKREPLGNGATPLSSVSLPGELHEGSRMERSASYQLAPGGGEADSMTREKAHHTLAELKRQRAAAKLHKQPAPPPPLATPPVPPLPAEEEGFAPALPTQHVVPSTPQEGAVYFTPASGDPPLLKLRAPEEDAAATKEPCCRLM, via the exons ATGGCTGAGCACGCGGAGCTCCTGGCGGAGATGCCGGCAGTCGGCCGACTGACGGCCGGCGAGCGACTCAAGCATGCGCAGAAGCGGCGTGCCCAGCAGCTGAAGGGCTGGTCACAGATGGAGAAGGTCACCCACAGTGACGCAGGAGCCAAGGCGGGACAGCAGGCCCACAGCCGCAGGGTCACCTTCCCCAGTAACATCACGCTGCTGGAGGCTGCTGCTCGCAATGACCTGGAGGAGG TCAAGGAACTGCTTAGTAGTGGTGTGAGCCCAGACCTGTTCAATGAGGACGGCCTCACAGCCTTACACCAG TGCTGCATCGACGACTTCGAGGAGCTGGTCCGCTGCCTGGTGGAGGCGGGCGCCAGCGTCAATGCCTGTGACAGTGAACTCTGGACCCCTCTGCATGCCGCCGCCACCTGTGGTCACACGCGGCTGGTGCAGCTCCTTGTGCAATC TGGCGCCGACCTGCTGGCAGTGAACGCCGATGGGAACATGCCCTACGACCTGTGCGAGGACGAGGCCACGCTGGAACTTATTGAAACGGTTATGGCTGAGCAGG GCATAACGCAGGAGCGCATCGATGAGTGTCGCGCGGCAAAGGAGATGGAGATGCTGGCAGACGTGAGGGACCTGGTCCTGAGTGGAACGGAACTCGGAGCCAAGGACGACAATGGCACTACGCTG ATGCATATCGCCGCTGCAAATGGATGGCAGTCGGTGGCGGAACTCCTGCTGGAGCAGAAGGCACCAGTGGGCGAGAAGGATTGTGATGGCTGGACACCGCTGCACGCCGCCGCCTGCTGGGGACAT ATGCAGATGGTGGAACTGCTGGTGGCTCATGGAGCCGACCTCCATGCCAAGTCCATCCTGGAGGAGACGCCTCTGG ATGTCTGTGCAGATGAGGAGGTAAGGGTCAAGCTGCTGGATCTGAAGCACAAGCATGATGCCATCATGAAGAGTCAGGACCGGCGCAAAGGCACGCTGCAGAGGAGGGCCTCCAGCGCGGGCAGCAGAGG GAAGGTGGTGCGACGGACAAGCGTGAACGAGCGCTCCAGCCTGTACCGCCGCGAGCACCACAAAGAGGCAGTGGTATGGCAGGAGCGGGGGCGGGAGGCGGAGCCACCGGACGACGATGAGGACAGGCAGACGGACGCCGAGCTGGACCAGCACCTCACCCTG GCTCCAGTGGTGCTGAATGCTGAGGATGAGGAGGGTGGGGAGAGGAAGAGGGAACCTCTGGGTAATGGAGCGACGCCTCTGTCCTCCGTCTCGCTGCCGGGGGAGCTACACGAGGGCAGCCGCATGGAGCGCAGCGCCTCCTACCAGCTGGCCCCGGGAGGAGGCGAGGCTGACAGCATGACGCGGGAGAAGGCCCACCACACACTGGCTGAGCTCAAACGCCAGCGTGCCGCTGCCAAGCTCCACAAACAGccggccccgcccccacctctGGCCACTCCCCCAGTGCCACCCCTGCCAGCAGAAGAAGAGGGATTCGCTCCTGCTCTGCCCACACAGCATGTTGTacccagcaccccccaggaggggGCGGTCTACTTTACCCCTGCCAGTGGAGACCCACCACTGCTGAAGCTGAGAGCCCCAGAAGAGGACGCTGCTGCCACTAAGGAGCCCTGCTGTAGACTGATGTAG
- the foxh1 gene encoding forkhead box protein H1 translates to MTKHWGGHSMLAPPVTAYRPTCLETKEDHHLGFPLDSNAHSRYPQNSILLRSPAPHWNNYPSTWPAQEPSWSEDLRASATAIGVKVSMDPAMPEAYDRHPASYYTAPASEDAQESHRTTWDQEENAKNSSRKKNYQRYPKPPYSYLAMIAMVIQNSPEKKLTLSQILKEISTLFPFFKGNYKGWKDSVRHNLSSYDCFVKVLKDPGKPQGKGNFWAVEVSRVPLELLKRQNTAVSRQDETIFAQDLAPYILHGHDHKETTPPLSTRAAPPPLEEVYRPKLDSSFAIDSLLHSLRPASLPGEGDRVRDSWRGHPQAPRYSSSARSASASSVSPASSSSDDDWRVGSHLGKRRPDGDGYEDCRPPVHKSSRRGSAPPWELPTSYAKYTPPNAVAPPSMRFSGGPFLPLGGLPYYSYRGPPAAPGHYVGHSYWPLLPSGSVPLQPPPLLMDLDRLLQSVPPNKSVFDVLSPTSPPPHPTQGQYGIQTRYPQY, encoded by the exons ATGACAAAGCACTGGGGGGGTCATAGCATGCTGGCACCACCCGTCACCGCATACCGTCCCACTTGTCTAGAAACGAAAGAGGACCATCACCTTGGTTTTCCTTTAGACAGCAATGCACACTCGAGGTACCCCCAGAACAGCATACTGCTGAGGTCCCCGGCCCCACACTGGAATAACTACCCAAGCACCTGGCCGGCTCAGGAGCCCTCCTGGTCGGAGGATCTGCGTGCTTCTGCAACAGCTATCGGGGTCAAGGTATCCATGGACCCGGCGATGCCCGAGGCCTACGACCGTCACCCGGCCTCGTATTACACTGCTCCTGCGAGTGAAGATGCGCAAGAAAGTCACCGTACCACATGGGACCAAGAGGAAAACGCCAAGAACAGCAGCAGGAAGAAGAACTACCAGCGTTACCCTAAACCACCCTACTCGTACCTGGCAATGATCGCCATGGTTATCCAGAATTCCCCGGAGAAGAAGCTCACCTTATCACAG ATTCTTAAAGAGATAAGCACACTCTTCCCATTCTTTAAGGGAAACTATAAGGGCTGGAAGGACTCAGTACGACACAATCTCTCTTCATACGACTGCTTCGTAAAG GTACTGAAGGACCCTGGGAAACCACAGGGGAAGGGAAACTTCTGGGCAGTGGAGGTGAGCCGGGTTCCCCTGGAGCTGCTGAAGAGGCAGAACACGGCTGTTTCCCGTCAAGACGAGACCATCTTTGCTCAGGACTTGGCCCCATACATCCTACATGGCCATGATCACAAGGAGACTACACCCCCTCTGTCCACTAGGGCGGCGCCACCACCGCTGGAGGAGGTGTATCGACCCAAGCTTGATTCCTCCTTTGCCATTGACTCGCTTCTGCACAGCCTGCGGCCTGCCAGCTTGCCTGGGGAGGGGGATAGGGTTAGGGATAGCTGGAGGGGGCACCCTCAGGCCCCCAGGTACTCTTCATCTGCCCGCAGTGCCTCTGCAAGCTCTGTTAGCCCCGCTTCTTCCTCCTCAGATGATGACTGGAGGGTAGGTTCCCACCTTGGTAAACGCAGACCTGATGGGGATGGTTATGAGGACTGCCGCCCACCCGTGCACAAGTCCTCCAGGAGGGGTTCTGCCCCCCCATGGGAACTTCCAACTTCCTATGCCAAGTACACGCCCCCTAATGCGGTGGCCCCACCCAGCATGCGCTTCAGTGGAGGCCCCTTCTTGCCCCTAGGGGGGCTTCCGTACTACAGCTATCGGGGCCCGCCGGCTGCACCTGGTCACTATGTAGGCCACTCCTACTGGCCCCTCCTCCCCAGTGGGAGTGTCCccctgcagcccccacccctcttGATGGACCTGGACCGGCTGCTGCAATCAGTGCCTCCCAATAAGAGTGTGTTTGATGTCCTCAGTCCCACCAGTCCCCCACCTCACCCAACGCAGGGGCAGTATGGCATCCAGACTCGATACCCTCAGTATTAG